The Acipenser ruthenus chromosome 25, fAciRut3.2 maternal haplotype, whole genome shotgun sequence genome has a window encoding:
- the LOC117414103 gene encoding lysine-specific histone demethylase 1A-like isoform X6: MMLSSKKSDPGSSSSSASSVPGDGAQDLQLQSQPGALSSVAGSSEIGVSVDRTPRKKERASPSGDPGGPPMPHSAAGSMDGGAADTAEGRRTSRRKRPKLAEVPGNLRGGSRRTQIKRTLVEYREMDESLANLSEDEYYSEEERNAKAEKERKQVPPPPPAPPVEEENDSEPEEPSGVEGAAFQSRLPHDRMTSQEAACFPDIISGPQQTQKVFLYIRNRTLQLWLDNPKIQLTFEATVQQLEAPYNSDAVLVHRIHSYLERHGLINFGIYKRVKPLPTKKTGKVIIIGSGVSGLAAARQLQSFGMDATVLEARDRVGGRVATFRKGNYVADLGAMVVTGLGGNPMAVISKQVNMELAKIKQKCPLYEANGQAGERCTSVPKEKDEMVEQEFNRLLEATSYLSHQLDFNFLNSKPVSLGQALEVVIQLQEKHVKDEQIEHWKKIVKTQEELKELLNKMVATKEKVKELHQQYKEASEVKPPRDITAEFLVKSKHRDLTALCKEYDELSEAQVKLEEKLQELEANPPSSDVYLSSRDRQILDWHFANLEFANATPLSTLSLKHWDQDDDFEFTGSHLTVRNGYSCVPVALAEGLDIKLNTAVRQVRYTSSGCEVIAVNTRSTSQTFIYKCDAVLCTLPLGVMKQQPPAVQFVPPLPEWKTSAIQRMGFGNLNKVVLCFDRVFWDPSVNLFGHVGSTTASRGELFLFWNLYKAPILLALMAGEAAGIMENISDDVIVGRCLAILKGIFGGSAVPQPKETVVTRWRADPWARGSYSYVAAGSSGNDYDLMAQPITPGPAVPGASQPVPRLFFAGEHTIRNYPATVHGALLSGLREAGRIADQFLGAMYTLPRQATPGVNPQPSPSM, translated from the exons ATGATGCTATCCAGTAAGAAATCAGACCCTGGCTCCTCATCTTCATCTGCCTCCTCTGTGCCAGGAGATGGAGCCCAGGACCTGCAGCTCCAGTCCCAGCCTGGGGCCCTGAGTTCTGTCGCCGGCTCCTCTGAGATTGGGGTGTCCGTGGACCGCACCCCCAGGAAGAAGGAGCGGGCCTCCCCGAGCGGGGACCCCGGTGGGCCTCCTATGCCACACTCCGCCGCCGGGAGCATGGATGGGGGAGCCGCTGACACTGCAGAGGGGCGCAGGACCAGTCGTCGCAAGCGACCAAAA CTTGCAGAAGTTCCAGGGAATCTAAGGGGAGGTTCCAGGAGAACACAGATAAAACGGACCttg GTGGAGTATAGAGAAATGGACGAGAGCCTGGCTAACCTCTCTGAAGATGAGTATTATTCAGAAGAAGAGAGGAATGCCAAAGCTGAAAAAGAGAGAAAGCAGGTTCCGCCACCGCCCCCAGCTCCCCCTGTAGAGGAGGAGAACGACAGCGAACCAGAGGAGCCGTCTG GTGTAGAGGGGGCAGCTTTTCAGAGTCGGCTGCCTCATGACCGCATGACATCTCAGGAAGCAGCCTGCTTCCCTGACATCATCAGCGGCCCTCAGCAGACACAGAAAGTGTTTTTATACATCAGAAACCGCACA CTGCAGCTGTGGCTGGATAACCCCAAAATACAGCTAACCTTTGAAGCCACCGTCCAGCAGCTGGAAGCACCATACAACA GTGATGCAGTGCTTGTCCACAGGATACATAGCTACTTGGAGAGGCATGGGTTAATCAACTTTGGCATTTACAAGCGAGTTAAACCCTTACCAA CTAAGAAGACTGGAAAAGTGATAATAATTGGCTCAGGAGTCTCTGGCCTGGCCGCTGCCCGTCAGCTGCAGAGCTTTGGGATGGATGCCACAGTGCTGGAGGCCAGG GATCGTGTGGGAGGAAGAGTGGCCACTTTCCGCAAGGGGAACTACGTTgctgatttgggagccatggtagTTACAGGGCTtg GTGGGAACCCTATGGCTGTCATCAGCAAGCAAGTGAACATGGAGCTGGCTAAGATCAAACAGAAGTGTCCCCTTTATGAAGCCAATGGACAAGCT GGCGAAAGATGCACCAGT GTTCCGAAAGAAAAAGATGAGATGGTGGAGCAGGAGTTCAACCGCCTTCTGGAGGCCACGTCGTACCTCAGCCACCAGCTGGACTTCAACTTCCTGAACAGCAAGCCAGTGTCCCTGGGCCAGGCTCTTGAAGTCGTCATCCA GTTGCAGGAGAAACATGTGAAGGATGAACAGATTGAACACTGGAAAAAAATTGTGAAAACACAAGAAGAGCTGAAAGAACTTCTAAACAAG ATGGTGGCGACGAAAGAGAAGGTGAAGGAGCTGCATCAGCAGTACAAGGAAGCCTCGGAGGTGAAGCCCCCCAGAGATATCACTGCTGAATTTCTTGTGAAGAGCAAACACAGGGATCTCACAGCACTTTGCAAG GAGTATGATGAATTGTCTGAGGCGCAGGTGAAGCTGGAAGAGAAACTACAGGAACTTGAAGCCAATCCCCCCAG TAGTGATGTGTACCTCTCATCAAGGGACAGACAGATCTTGGACTGGCATTTTGCTAATCTGGAATTTGCCAATGCCACGCCTCTTTCAACCCTTTCTTTAAAGCACTGGGACCAG gatGACGACTTTGAGTTCACAGGCAGCCACTTGACAGTTCGGAACGGATACTCGTGTGTTCCTGTTGCTCTGGCAGAGGGACTGGATATCAAACTGAACACAGCTGTGCGGCAAGTCCGCTACACGTCATCAG GTTGTGAAGTAATTGCTGTGAATACCCGCTCCACCAGCCAGACCTTCATTTATAaatgtgatgctgtgctgtgcacCCTCCCCCTGGGTGTTATGAAGCAGCAGCCTCCTGCCGTGCAGTTTGTACCCCCGCTTCCTGAGTGGAAAACCTCAGCCATCCAGAGAATGGGCTTCGGAAACCTCAACAAA GTGGTGCTGTGTTTTGACCGTGTCTTCTGGGACCCCAGTGTTAACCTGTTTGGTCATGTGGGGAGCACCACAGCCAGTCGGGGGGAGCTCTTCCTATTCTGGAACCTGTACAAAG CTCCAATCCTACTGGCCCTGATGGCTGGGGAGGCAGCTGGCATTATGGAGAACATCAGTGATGATGTGATTGTGGGGCGCTGCCTGGCAATCCTCAAGGGAATTTTCGGTGGCAGTGCCGTACCACAG CCTAAGGAGACGGTAGTGACGCGCTGGCGGGCTGATCCATGGGCCAGAGGCTCCTACTCCTACGTAGCTGCTGGGTCATCTGGGAATGACTATGACTTGATGGCACAACCGATAACACCAGGACCTGCCGTTCCTGGAGCTTCGCAG CCGGTTCCCCGCCTGTTCTTTGCCGGTGAGCATACGATTCGTAACTACCCAGCCACTGTCCACGGAGCCCTGCTCAGCGGTCTCAGAGAGGCAGGGCGGATTGCAGACCAGTTCCTGGGAGCCATGTACACGCTGCCACGCCAGGCAACGCCCGGAGTCAACCCCCAACCCTCTCCCAGCATGTAG
- the LOC117414103 gene encoding lysine-specific histone demethylase 1A-like isoform X5, whose translation MDISRGSEKWIKPDKERPISSLMMLSSKKSDPGSSSSSASSVPGDGAQDLQLQSQPGALSSVAGSSEIGVSVDRTPRKKERASPSGDPGGPPMPHSAAGSMDGGAADTAEGRRTSRRKRPKVEYREMDESLANLSEDEYYSEEERNAKAEKERKQVPPPPPAPPVEEENDSEPEEPSGVEGAAFQSRLPHDRMTSQEAACFPDIISGPQQTQKVFLYIRNRTLQLWLDNPKIQLTFEATVQQLEAPYNSDAVLVHRIHSYLERHGLINFGIYKRVKPLPTKKTGKVIIIGSGVSGLAAARQLQSFGMDATVLEARDRVGGRVATFRKGNYVADLGAMVVTGLGGNPMAVISKQVNMELAKIKQKCPLYEANGQAGERCTSVPKEKDEMVEQEFNRLLEATSYLSHQLDFNFLNSKPVSLGQALEVVIQLQEKHVKDEQIEHWKKIVKTQEELKELLNKMVATKEKVKELHQQYKEASEVKPPRDITAEFLVKSKHRDLTALCKEYDELSEAQVKLEEKLQELEANPPSDVYLSSRDRQILDWHFANLEFANATPLSTLSLKHWDQDDDFEFTGSHLTVRNGYSCVPVALAEGLDIKLNTAVRQVRYTSSGCEVIAVNTRSTSQTFIYKCDAVLCTLPLGVMKQQPPAVQFVPPLPEWKTSAIQRMGFGNLNKVVLCFDRVFWDPSVNLFGHVGSTTASRGELFLFWNLYKAPILLALMAGEAAGIMENISDDVIVGRCLAILKGIFGGSAVPQPKETVVTRWRADPWARGSYSYVAAGSSGNDYDLMAQPITPGPAVPGASQPVPRLFFAGEHTIRNYPATVHGALLSGLREAGRIADQFLGAMYTLPRQATPGVNPQPSPSM comes from the exons ATGGATATTTCCAGGGGCTCTGAGAAATGGATAAAACCAGACAAG GAGAGACCTATCTCTTCGTTAATGATGCTATCCAGTAAGAAATCAGACCCTGGCTCCTCATCTTCATCTGCCTCCTCTGTGCCAGGAGATGGAGCCCAGGACCTGCAGCTCCAGTCCCAGCCTGGGGCCCTGAGTTCTGTCGCCGGCTCCTCTGAGATTGGGGTGTCCGTGGACCGCACCCCCAGGAAGAAGGAGCGGGCCTCCCCGAGCGGGGACCCCGGTGGGCCTCCTATGCCACACTCCGCCGCCGGGAGCATGGATGGGGGAGCCGCTGACACTGCAGAGGGGCGCAGGACCAGTCGTCGCAAGCGACCAAAA GTGGAGTATAGAGAAATGGACGAGAGCCTGGCTAACCTCTCTGAAGATGAGTATTATTCAGAAGAAGAGAGGAATGCCAAAGCTGAAAAAGAGAGAAAGCAGGTTCCGCCACCGCCCCCAGCTCCCCCTGTAGAGGAGGAGAACGACAGCGAACCAGAGGAGCCGTCTG GTGTAGAGGGGGCAGCTTTTCAGAGTCGGCTGCCTCATGACCGCATGACATCTCAGGAAGCAGCCTGCTTCCCTGACATCATCAGCGGCCCTCAGCAGACACAGAAAGTGTTTTTATACATCAGAAACCGCACA CTGCAGCTGTGGCTGGATAACCCCAAAATACAGCTAACCTTTGAAGCCACCGTCCAGCAGCTGGAAGCACCATACAACA GTGATGCAGTGCTTGTCCACAGGATACATAGCTACTTGGAGAGGCATGGGTTAATCAACTTTGGCATTTACAAGCGAGTTAAACCCTTACCAA CTAAGAAGACTGGAAAAGTGATAATAATTGGCTCAGGAGTCTCTGGCCTGGCCGCTGCCCGTCAGCTGCAGAGCTTTGGGATGGATGCCACAGTGCTGGAGGCCAGG GATCGTGTGGGAGGAAGAGTGGCCACTTTCCGCAAGGGGAACTACGTTgctgatttgggagccatggtagTTACAGGGCTtg GTGGGAACCCTATGGCTGTCATCAGCAAGCAAGTGAACATGGAGCTGGCTAAGATCAAACAGAAGTGTCCCCTTTATGAAGCCAATGGACAAGCT GGCGAAAGATGCACCAGT GTTCCGAAAGAAAAAGATGAGATGGTGGAGCAGGAGTTCAACCGCCTTCTGGAGGCCACGTCGTACCTCAGCCACCAGCTGGACTTCAACTTCCTGAACAGCAAGCCAGTGTCCCTGGGCCAGGCTCTTGAAGTCGTCATCCA GTTGCAGGAGAAACATGTGAAGGATGAACAGATTGAACACTGGAAAAAAATTGTGAAAACACAAGAAGAGCTGAAAGAACTTCTAAACAAG ATGGTGGCGACGAAAGAGAAGGTGAAGGAGCTGCATCAGCAGTACAAGGAAGCCTCGGAGGTGAAGCCCCCCAGAGATATCACTGCTGAATTTCTTGTGAAGAGCAAACACAGGGATCTCACAGCACTTTGCAAG GAGTATGATGAATTGTCTGAGGCGCAGGTGAAGCTGGAAGAGAAACTACAGGAACTTGAAGCCAATCCCCCCAG TGATGTGTACCTCTCATCAAGGGACAGACAGATCTTGGACTGGCATTTTGCTAATCTGGAATTTGCCAATGCCACGCCTCTTTCAACCCTTTCTTTAAAGCACTGGGACCAG gatGACGACTTTGAGTTCACAGGCAGCCACTTGACAGTTCGGAACGGATACTCGTGTGTTCCTGTTGCTCTGGCAGAGGGACTGGATATCAAACTGAACACAGCTGTGCGGCAAGTCCGCTACACGTCATCAG GTTGTGAAGTAATTGCTGTGAATACCCGCTCCACCAGCCAGACCTTCATTTATAaatgtgatgctgtgctgtgcacCCTCCCCCTGGGTGTTATGAAGCAGCAGCCTCCTGCCGTGCAGTTTGTACCCCCGCTTCCTGAGTGGAAAACCTCAGCCATCCAGAGAATGGGCTTCGGAAACCTCAACAAA GTGGTGCTGTGTTTTGACCGTGTCTTCTGGGACCCCAGTGTTAACCTGTTTGGTCATGTGGGGAGCACCACAGCCAGTCGGGGGGAGCTCTTCCTATTCTGGAACCTGTACAAAG CTCCAATCCTACTGGCCCTGATGGCTGGGGAGGCAGCTGGCATTATGGAGAACATCAGTGATGATGTGATTGTGGGGCGCTGCCTGGCAATCCTCAAGGGAATTTTCGGTGGCAGTGCCGTACCACAG CCTAAGGAGACGGTAGTGACGCGCTGGCGGGCTGATCCATGGGCCAGAGGCTCCTACTCCTACGTAGCTGCTGGGTCATCTGGGAATGACTATGACTTGATGGCACAACCGATAACACCAGGACCTGCCGTTCCTGGAGCTTCGCAG CCGGTTCCCCGCCTGTTCTTTGCCGGTGAGCATACGATTCGTAACTACCCAGCCACTGTCCACGGAGCCCTGCTCAGCGGTCTCAGAGAGGCAGGGCGGATTGCAGACCAGTTCCTGGGAGCCATGTACACGCTGCCACGCCAGGCAACGCCCGGAGTCAACCCCCAACCCTCTCCCAGCATGTAG